GTGGAGTCAGTCTGTGACGACCCTGAAGTTATCGCTGCTAATATTCTGGTATGTTCCGCAACAAGACCAGAATACTTTTATATGACCCTCGAGCCCGGGGCCAAACTATTACCTATTTATACAGTTCCCCTGTGACCTTGGGTGTGTTAGGTAAGATTCCTTCTTTGTGTTTGACATTCGTCTCGTGATCGCCATGTTCACAGGAGGTGAAAGTGTCGAGTCCAGACTACCCAGAGAGGCATAGGGAGAGGGTGATGGATGACTTCCTTAAACGAATAGAGTGCTACAAGGTCACATACCAGCCCCTCGACCCTGACGAATATGACAAGTAAGAACGCCCACATCAAGCTCATACCTTTATTTAAACTGTACCTCTTCATGATTGATTAGAATTATATTGAGGGTGCCGGGCAAAACAGGCCTACACAATTTGTAGCCTGAGGATGAGCCGTAAGCTAACATCGTAGCCTTTTCAAAAATAATTAAATACAAAGTCATGTCCTAAGTTCATGTAGGGAAAAAAGACTTCCAAAGTTCTGCAATAATGATTTTAGTCAGTAGATGGAGCTAGTTGGGCTGCCTCTGCAACTCAAGTTAACTTCCTGGATATAGGATATACAGTGCTGAGTTTCTTGACGAGGGATGACAGACAGGGTCTATACCTCCCTCCACGCTGAATGTCTCTCCTCAGGGACCTGTCCTTCATCAAGGTGATGAATGTGGGCCGCAGGTTCCTGGTGAACAAGGTCCAGGACTACATCCAGAGCAAGATCGTCTACTACCTCATGAACATCCATGTCCACTCGCACTCCATCTACCTTTGTCGCCACGGAGAGAGCAGCCACAACGTCGAGGGGCGGATCGGGGGAGACTCCGAGCTCTCTCCTCGAGGGAAGCAGGTGCGACGGGTCTCTCGCCGGACACCTTCAGAGAGACCGTGTTCGTCAGTCCCCTcacgtgacccctgaccctttctctctttagGTTCATCTTTGCCCTTTCAGTCACGTTATGGACGACTGTTCGATAATCGTTTTTTCTCTCAATCTGTATCtttctttcttcatctctcttcccctccctttaTTCTCTCTTCGTCTTGTTCCCTTGTTGTTCCTCTTTACCTCTTTGTTTCTTTCCTTATCGAtgtctctcattgtctctccctttcttttttcaatttctctatctctcgctttctgtttctatttctctctctctttccctccctctgtctctttccccctctttgtatcttcctctccatccctctccctcacgcATCCtcccgcacacactctctctccgctctctctctctctctctatcattgctctctctctttgtctctctcttccagttcTCCCACGTGCTGCGTGGCTTCATTGAGGACCACCAGCTGTCTGACCTGAAGGTGTGGACCAGCCAGCTGAGGAGGACCATCCAGACGGCCGAGGAGCTGGCCGTGCCCTACGAGCAGTGGAAGATCCTCAACGAGATCGACGCAGTCCGTGACCTCGACCTTTCACCTCTTCACCTCTCATAATGAGTGTCTTCGCACAAGTGGGGGGATTTAAACAGGCCACATGTCGAGCTGCAGTCGAATGCTCTCCCACTGAGCCACAGCCACCTTTTTGACCTTGCGCTAGTATAATGGCAGCGTGGTGTTGCAGTGTCACCGCATGATGATGTGTAAGGGGTTGTAGATGCAATGGTAAATGGCGTTGATGTTGCTCTAGTCTGAATTGCACTGTAAGTAGTTAAGTGCGGTTGCTGTAACCGCAGTAGGGGGCGCTCTTGTACGGGCCAGGTTCTTACCCCACAGATGAAGCGGGACAGTGGTAGTCAGTGgtcttctgctcctctgcagggtgtgtgtgaggagatgaGCTACGACATGATCCAGAACTCCTTCCCAGAGGAGTTTGCTCTGAGGGACCAGGACAAGTACCACTACCGCTAccctggaggggaggtgagcCAGCTaccaactctcacacacacacacgcttaaccACCTATAAATACACACCGACACACGcctgtacacacaggcacatgatgcacacgcacacatatacatccacacaggcatacacacgtaacacacacacaccccttctcccTGTAGTCCTACCAGGACCTGGTGCAGCGTCTGGAGCCGGTCATCATGGAGCTGGAGCGTCAAGGCAACGTGCTGGTCGTTTGTCACCAGGCGGTCATGCGCTGTCTGCTCGCCTACTTCCTGGACAAGAATGCAGGTGAGCACAACCGTATATATACAGGACACACAGtgtataaatatatgtaaaCACAGTATATACTGAATTTGGCTCAGCGCATTGCATACTGAATGGTTTAAATGGCAatagtatactgtatatgtactaTACTACATAGTATTAAATAGTATCATGTGCAATACCTTGAGCCAAACCACTAAAACTCCACTAGAACTGACTCCACTATATCATACTAACACACCACTACTAGAACGTACTGTACTAGAAAACATTGTACTAACACAGCACAACTAGAACGTACTGTACTAGAAAACACTGTACTAACGCATTTCTACTAGAACGTACTGTATTATCACACTGTTGACACTGAGAGTGTTTTACACAGACACagtccattgttctctctcttagATGACCTCCCATATCTGAAGTGTCCTCTGCACACTGTGCTCAAGCTCACTCCTGTGGCCTATGGTAAGCTCCTGCACTTATATTGttgttttatattttatatttgccTATTTTATACTGGAGAAACACCATACATTGTTTACATACCATAGATTATTTTACGTCTTGTACTCTCTAGTATACTTGTGTGCACTGTTGGAAGCCTGAAAATAAAGCATTTCAGATTAAATAACTCTTTTTGCATTTGACATTAAACATAAACGTGAACTTGATACTTTGTACATAGAAGAATATACCTGTGACCCTTTCATATAAGATCCATATgttcactgttttttctccaggCTGCAAAGTGGAGATGTTTAACTTGAATGTAGAAGCTGTTAACACGCATCGGGACCGCCCTCTTGTAAGTACCCCTGGTTGTCGTCTAATATTAATATTTATATCAGCCTAAAGAATTTGCATATTAAAATAAAAACCTTTGAGCTATATTTGTCTGATACAGTATCTACTGTCTTTCTTTACTGTGAATTAAATCTTGCTTTGTCCAAAAGCCTAATATACTAGTATCTAGTCTAGTATGAATACTTGATCTCTAATGTGAAAATGAGTTGTGTTGTTTGCCAAGATACACACTGACTGCGCAATCAGATCTCCCGATCCGCAAAGCTTTGCTACCTTGTACCCTGATCTTGGCTTCCCCGCTCGGTTTACACACGctgtgcctcacacacactctaaggAACCTGGGAATCTTCTTCTT
The window above is part of the Osmerus mordax isolate fOsmMor3 chromosome 1, fOsmMor3.pri, whole genome shotgun sequence genome. Proteins encoded here:
- the pfkfb2b gene encoding 6-phosphofructo-2-kinase/fructose-2,6-bisphosphatase 2, producing the protein MSASILRESGSASSADAKKTEARVNEKKCSWASYMTNSPTVIVMIGLPARGKTYMSKKLTRYLNWIGVPTKVFNLGVYRREAVRAYKSYDFFRHDNEEAMKIRKQCALVALQDVKAYLNEEGGQIAVFDATNTTRERRDLIHGFVKENAFKVFFVESVCDDPEVIAANILEVKVSSPDYPERHRERVMDDFLKRIECYKVTYQPLDPDEYDKDLSFIKVMNVGRRFLVNKVQDYIQSKIVYYLMNIHVHSHSIYLCRHGESSHNVEGRIGGDSELSPRGKQFSHVLRGFIEDHQLSDLKVWTSQLRRTIQTAEELAVPYEQWKILNEIDAGVCEEMSYDMIQNSFPEEFALRDQDKYHYRYPGGESYQDLVQRLEPVIMELERQGNVLVVCHQAVMRCLLAYFLDKNADDLPYLKCPLHTVLKLTPVAYGCKVEMFNLNVEAVNTHRDRPLDKVRREPAPTLHRRNSYTPLASHDQVKRPRLYSAGNRPWLPLATTPSDLQFPEMPEGQPSQESLCDGIDLDSPTESSGCVRF